In Salmo trutta chromosome 28, fSalTru1.1, whole genome shotgun sequence, one DNA window encodes the following:
- the slc66a1 gene encoding lysosomal amino acid transporter 1 homolog, with protein MSLNMGSADGVLKRGSFGWNADGNFSSVCPNGSVWVWEGLGECAQDARDMASVILGLLSIVCFMVSSLPQYYSSCKSGNMDSALSIWFLLLWLGGDSCNLVGSFLADQLPLQTYTAVYYVLADLLMLGLYFYYLSKHRMNNNRSVLNVVGVVYILGFSASLVALPGSGSQQDVVLSGFKGRALLSTTVDSVKAFSTKEIIGFTIGSISSVLYLCSRLPQMHTNYTRKSTEGVSYFLFALVILGNTTYGLSVLLKNPEQGQGEGSYVIHHLPWLIGSLGTLSLDVLISVQFLIYRNNAPLELESQHDERAPLLDK; from the exons ATGAGCCTGAATATGGGGTCAGCTGATGGTGTCCTCAAGCGGGGGTCTTTTGGATGGAACGCTGATGGAAACTTCAGCTCTGTATGCCCCAATGGATCGGTATGGGTTTGGGAAGGGCTGGGGGAATGTGCCCAGGACGCCAGGGACATGGCCAGTGTCATCCTGGGTCTACTGTCTATTGTGTGCTTCATGGTTTCTTCTCTGCC GCAATACTACAGCTCTTGTAAGAGTGGGAATATGGACAGCGCCTTGTCCATTTGGTTTCTGTTGCTGTGGCTGGGGGGTGACTCCTGCAATCTTGTAGGCTCATTCTTAGCTGACCAGCTGCCGCTACAG ACATACACAGCAGTGTATTATGTCCTGGCTGACTTATTGATGCTGGGATTGTACTTTTATTACCTATCTAAGCACAGGATGAATAACA ACAGGTCGGTTCTAAATGTAGTTGGAGTAGTCTATATACTGGGCTTCTCTGCCAGCCTCGTTGCCTTACCTGGGTCAGGGTCCCAACAGGATGTGGTCCTCTCTGGGTTTAAGGGGCGGGCCTTGCTGTCAACCACTGTGGACAGTGTTAAG GCTTTCAGCACCAAGGAGATCATTGGGTTTACCATTGGCTCCATATCCTCAGTGCTCTACCTCTGCTCCAGACTGCCACAGATGCACACTAAT TACACAAGGAAGTCGACGGAGGGTGTGTCCTACTTCCTGTTTGCCCTGGTCATCCTGGGTAACACTACGTACGGCCTGAGTGTTCTGCTGAAGAACCCTGAGCAAGGCCAGGGAGAAGGGAGCTATGTCATCCACCACCTGCCCTGGCTCATTGGAAGCCTGGGCACCCTCTCTCTAGATGTCCTG ATCTCCGTACAGTTCCTGATATACCGCAATAATGCCCCTCTGGAGTTGGAATCGCAGCATGATGAGAGAGCTCCTCTGCTGGACAAATGA